A portion of the Novosphingobium sp. KA1 genome contains these proteins:
- a CDS encoding FtsW/RodA/SpoVE family cell cycle protein: protein MATTAPGNTPANVRYNRNRRGQLAIWWQEIDRTFLALVLILMGIGAIAVAAGSPASARRLSTAHERLPALYFFWLHLRWQFVGLCAMFWASSLSKDSARRLGILIAGMMIFGLLLVPVVGSEVNGAKRWLHFGISLQPSQFLGTGFPILLAWILSWRARDPNIPVVAICFCLMGLIGALLMAQPDFGSTMLFSGTFFVMILLAGIPLKRIGMFAGAGVAGIVVMYFTYANGRNRIDSFLSGGNAFDQVDLAQRTLLNGGWFGQGFWMGIRKMALPEAHTDYIFSVIGEEFGLIACMVIVCLYLALLVRVMLRLTEEEDLFTVLAASGIASQFGGQAFINILVNLQLFPSKGMTLPLISYGGSSTVAMCLTVGLLLAITRRNPFIKREGFSLRAIGDVSS, encoded by the coding sequence ATGGCCACGACCGCGCCGGGAAACACGCCCGCCAACGTCCGCTACAACCGCAATCGTCGCGGCCAGCTGGCGATCTGGTGGCAGGAGATCGACCGTACGTTTCTGGCTCTCGTGCTGATCCTGATGGGGATCGGCGCGATTGCCGTTGCCGCCGGTTCGCCCGCCAGTGCGCGCCGCCTGTCGACCGCGCATGAGCGTCTACCGGCGCTCTACTTCTTCTGGCTGCACTTGCGCTGGCAGTTCGTGGGGCTCTGCGCGATGTTCTGGGCCTCCAGCCTGTCGAAGGACAGCGCGCGGCGGCTTGGCATCCTGATCGCGGGCATGATGATCTTCGGCTTGCTGCTGGTGCCGGTGGTGGGCTCCGAAGTGAACGGCGCCAAGCGCTGGTTGCACTTCGGCATCTCTCTCCAGCCCTCGCAGTTCCTCGGCACCGGCTTTCCGATCCTGCTGGCGTGGATACTCTCTTGGCGCGCGCGCGATCCCAACATTCCGGTGGTGGCGATCTGTTTCTGCCTGATGGGGCTCATCGGTGCCTTGCTGATGGCGCAGCCGGACTTTGGTTCGACGATGCTGTTTTCCGGCACGTTCTTCGTGATGATCCTGCTGGCGGGCATTCCCCTGAAGCGCATCGGCATGTTCGCGGGCGCGGGCGTGGCGGGCATCGTCGTGATGTATTTCACCTATGCCAACGGCCGCAATCGCATCGATTCGTTCCTGTCGGGCGGTAATGCCTTCGACCAGGTGGACCTGGCGCAGCGCACGCTGCTGAACGGTGGCTGGTTCGGGCAGGGCTTCTGGATGGGCATCCGCAAGATGGCGCTGCCCGAGGCGCATACCGACTATATCTTCTCGGTCATCGGGGAGGAGTTCGGGCTGATCGCCTGCATGGTGATCGTATGCCTCTATCTTGCGCTGCTGGTGCGGGTGATGCTGCGCCTGACCGAGGAAGAGGACCTGTTCACGGTGCTGGCGGCATCGGGAATCGCCTCGCAGTTCGGCGGGCAGGCGTTCATCAACATCCTCGTCAATCTGCAGCTTTTCCCCTCGAAGGGCATGACCTTGCCGCTGATCAGCTACGGCGGCTCGTCGACTGTCGCCATGTGCTTGACGGTTGGCCTTCTCCTCGCAATCACGCGGCGCAATCCCTTCATCAAGCGCGAGGGCTTCTCGCTGCGCGCCATCGGAGACGTTTCTTCATGA